The following are encoded together in the Coregonus clupeaformis isolate EN_2021a chromosome 24, ASM2061545v1, whole genome shotgun sequence genome:
- the LOC121537895 gene encoding limb region 1 homolog-like protein isoform X2, which produces MQWLNGSLIHGLWNLVFLLSNLSLIFLMPFAYFFTESEGFVGCKKGVMARVYETAVVLLLLTLLVLGMVWVFAALLNNTARESLYDMWECYLPYLYSAISLFGVLLLLLCTPFGLSRMFSVTGSLLVKPRLLENVEVEMNCAAFEEASLSRKLNRGSTSCRITVNVEPLRMQFLRVQAKRIALEMRRRASPWQRNLFYPLAMLLLLVLTVVCVLMVCFHVLELLLDETAMPRGMEDPRLGTASFSMFGSLGAAVQVVLILYLMVSSVVGFYSSPLFTSLLPRTQDTNLTQIIGNCVSLLVLSSALPVFSRTLGITRFDLLGDFGRYNWLGNFHIVFLYNILFAGLTSACLINTLTWTVQRELIRAFGLHKLPLTVSRTTIPLKLLLANGLSKIQ; this is translated from the exons ATGCAGTGGCTCAATGGATCACTCATCCACG GCTTATGGAACCTAGTGTTCCTGTTGTCCAACCTGTCCCTGATCTTCCTCATGCCCTTCGCCTACTTCTTCACCGAGTCGGAGGGCTTTGTGGGCTGTAAGAAGGGGGTGATGGCGCGGGTGTATGAGACGGcggtggtgctgctgctgctcactCTGCTGGTGCTTGGCATGGTGTGGGTGTTTGCGGCCCTGCTTAACAACACGGCCAGGGAGAGCCTCTACG ACATGTGGGAGTGTTACCTTCCGTACCTCTACTCTGCCATTTCTCTGTTTGGAGTGCTCCTGCTCCTAC TGTGCACTCCCTTCGGGCTGTCCCGCATGTTCAGTGTCACTGGGAGCCTACTGGTCAAACCACGG CTATTGGAGAATGTGGAGGTGGAGATGAACTGTGCTGCGTTCGAGGAGGCTTCGCTGTCCAGGAAACTCAACA GGGGTAGCACGTCATGCAGGATCACTGTAAACGTGGAGCCTTTGAGGATGCAGTTCCTCCGAGTCCAGGCCAAACGCATCGCCCTCG agaTGCGTAGGAGAGCGTCACCATGGCAGCGGAACCTGTTCTACCCTCTGGCCATGCTCCTGCTCCTAGTTCTaacggtggtgtgtgtgttgatggTGTGTTTCCACGTTCTGGAGCTCCTCTTGGACGAGACGGCCATGCCCAGAGGAATGGAG GACCCTCGTCTGGGGACAGCTTCCTTCTCCATGTTTGGTTCTCTGGGAGCAGCAGTGCAGGTGGTCCTCATCCTCTATCTGATGGTGTCGTCTGTGGTGGGCTTCTAcagctctcctctcttcacttccCTGCTGCCCCGCACTCAAGACACCAACCTCACACAGATCATTGGGAACTGTGTATCTCTCCTGGTCCTCAGCTCAGCACTGCCCGTCTTCTCCCGAACTCTGG GAATCACACGGTTTGACCTTCTGGGAGACTTTGGGAGGTATAACTGGCTGGGGAACTTCCACATAGTGTTCCTGTACAACATTCTGTTCGCTGGCCTCACCTCTGCCtgcctcatcaacactctcacctggaCTGTGCAGAGAGAACTCATACGCGCCTTTG